One window of the Trypanosoma brucei gambiense DAL972 chromosome 3, complete sequence genome contains the following:
- a CDS encoding helicase, putative has translation MSSVFIDGVEVSFPFAPYPVQEEYMRSVIYALKGSHNALLESPTGTGKTLCLLCGVLAWLDERRICFLNSGISDRTSLLRVVYCSRTHAQLSQVIREFKRTRYSSIFSMAVLGSRDHMCLNSQVLQLPSSHAQRKLCSQLREDRNCRFYRGYEARAAGRKDFPDELWIHDMEDLVSEGRKCGFCPYYYERDAAKDADVVFLPYNYVFDVSFRKQLPFELSGSVLIVDEAHNLPSVLGSASCMNLQPLDLANAICECSRAMAMQRILSKDEDNNDDTSAVTSEQEFASLKVILCGLEACIVNEPRELPSKEEAETHAGRLDTSGSLTGCEIVRSGSYMIPFLRKAAITHDIFFGDGGEGGFINEVISKALTVLSQSESTGVGLSKVQQFLSFVFERCGEGDDDSSYFILTDGKNTNGHANPRTLSYWCLDISRVVQSLVCDLHSLLLTSGTLSPLSHFAMELGVSFEVCLKGSHVIEEKQVIGSVLCRGPGGERLNGGYAFRNGVDYRIGLGMALVNISRITPGGILVFFPSYVALNAAVDLWRTGGGRANETETVWAMLEQVKPVFVEPAAAADAQTIVTSFQREVDANSTRGAFLLAVCRGRISEGIDFADQHGRCVVIAGIPFANHTDLFVRLKREYITRVSTKRPAVGGKPFTGNEWYMNEAMRSVNQCVGRVIRHKDDYGAVVLADERFVDRLHGLSEWVGSRCTVHSEFRGTYACIAKFFAPYRRRSGTSARQAGACAQMIGGASSLGEAVPGSQGNSPGGCSEAAKIPSSAEMAKRFAAQVLEGAAAEKSGQRRKILEEASEVPVAVSREFTKDKSGERSVPQQLPLEEAEASAPRPTFKKQVLPSPTTTNSAPPPTLLTGSSSKEFCQFLKQRLRQTSYDQFREILKRIAGTRTQLGLTDDDKKQVLRTATDELISLFTEAAGDRYGELLTSFGQHIPEEFQLYYAHLLRKRPRVS, from the coding sequence ATGTCGTCTGTATTTATTGACGGCGTTGAGGTTTCATTTCCATTCGCTCCCTATCCGGTGCAGGAGGAGTACATGCGGTCTGTCATATATGCCCTGAAAGGATCTCACAACGCACTTCTGGAGTCGCCAACAGGGACAGGTAAAACGTTGTGTCTTCTCTGCGGCGTTTTGGCTTGGCTAGACGAGAGGCGCATCTGTTTTCTTAACAGTGGTATTAGCGATCGAACCAGCTTACTTCGCGTGGTGTACTGCAGTAGGACTCATGCGCAGTTAAGCCAAGTTATTCGTGAGTTCAAGCGGACCCgctacagcagcatcttTTCCATGGCAGTATTGGGTTCTAGGGATCACATGTGTCTTAACTCACAGGTGCTTCAGCTTCCATCTTCGCATGCTCAGCGGAAGCTGTGCAGCCAGCTCAGAGAAGATAGGAACTGTCGTTTTTACCGTGGCTATGAAGCACGTGCCGCGGGGAGGAAGGATTTTCCAGATGAGTTATGGATACACGACATGGAGGATTTAGTTTCTGAGGGCCGGAAGTGCGGCTTCTGCCCGTACTACTACGAGAGAGATGCTGCTAAAGATGCAGATGTTGTATTTCTTCCATATAACTATGTCTTTGATGTGTCTTTTCGAAAGCAACTTCCTTTTGAGTTGAGTGGCTCCGTGTTGATTGTTGATGAGGCACACAACTTGCCGTCTGTGCTCGGGTCGGCTTCCTGCATGAATCTACAGCCGCTAGATCTTGCAAATGCTATCTGTGAGTGTTCCAGGGCCATGGCGATGCAACGAATTTTGTCGAAAGATGAAGATAACAATGACGATACGAGTGCTGTGACATCCGAGCAGGAGTTTGCCTCGCTGAAGGTTATTCTTTGTGGACTAGAGGCGTGTATTGTTAATGAGCCAAGGGAGCTGCCGAGTAAAGAGGAGGCAGAGACACATGCTGGTCGTTTAGATACCTCTGGATCGTTAACAGGCTGTGAGATTGTTCGGAGTGGTTCTTACATGATTCCCTTTCTGCGGAAGGCGGCCATCACACACGACATCTTCTTTGGTGAtggaggggaaggagggtTTATAAATGAAGTGATTTCAAAAGCGCTTACAGTACTGTCACAGAGTGAGTCGACGGGTGTAGGTCTGTCAAAGGTGCAACAATTCCTTTCGTTCGTATTCGAGCGCTGTGGtgaaggtgatgatgatTCCTCCTATTTTATTCTAACCGATGGCAAGAATACTAATGGTCACGCCAATCCTCGGACGTTGAGTTATTGGTGTTTAGACATATCGCGTGTGGTGCAGTCGCTCGTTTGTGATTTGCACTCTCTGTTGCTTACCAGCGGTACGTTGTCGCCCCTCAGTCACTTTGCGATGGAGCTTGGTGTTTCCTTTGAAGTGTGCCTCAAGGGAAGTCACGTCATTGAAGAGAAGCAGGTAATTGGAAGTGTGCTTTGCAGAGGGCCAGGAGGTGAGAGGCTGAATGGTGGTTATGCCTTTCGCAATGGTGTGGACTATAGAATTGGACTTGGGATGGCGCTCGTGAATATTTCACGAATTACACCAGGTGGCATACTCGTTTTCTTCCCCAGTTACGTCGCTTTAAACGCGGCTGTGGATTTGTGGCGAACTGGAGGTGGTCGGGCAAACGAGACGGAGACTGTTTGGGCGATGCTCGAGCAGGTGAAGCCCGTTTTTGTCGAACCGGCCGCTGCAGCTGATGCACAAACAATCGTTACTAGCTTTCAGCGGGAGGTGGATGCGAATTCGACACGTGGTGCCTTTCTGCTAGCGGTGTGCCGCGGAAGAATAAGTGAGGGTATAGATTTTGCTGATCAGCATGGTAGGTGCGTGGTTATCGCGGGTATACCGTTTGCAAACCACACGGATTTGTTCGTTCGTCTCAAACGGGAATACATCACACGAGTATCGACCAAACGGCCTGCGGTGGGTGGAAAGCCATTTACCGGTAATGAATGGTATATGAACGAGGCCATGCGAAGTGTTAACCAGTGCGTTGGGCGTGTAATACGACATAAAGATGACTATGGCGCTGTCGTGCTCGCTGATGAACGTTTCGTGGATCGGTTGCACGGACTGTCTGAGTGGGTGGGGTCGCGTTGTACGGTCCACTCGGAGTTTCGTGGGACGTACGCTTGCATTGCAAAGTTTTTTGCACCGTACCGTCGCCGTTCGGGAACTTCAGCTCGCCAGGCGGGTGCGTGTGCACAAATGATCGGAGGTGCCAGCTCTTTGGGGGAGGCAGTGCCGGGTAGTCAGGGCAACAGTCCGGGTGGCTGCTCTGAGGCAGCCAAAATTCCAAGTTCTGCGGAAATGGCGAAACGCTTTGCTGCACAGGTGTTGGAGGGGGCGGCAGCCGAAAAAAGTGGTCAACGACGGAAAATCCTGGAAGAAGCGAGTGAGGTGCCGGTTGCTGTATCTCGGGAATTCACGAAGGACAAGAGCGGGGAAAGGTCCGTGCCACAACAACTTCCTCTGGAGGAGGCGGAGGCGTCGGCACCGAGACCCACATTTAAGAAACAAGTGCTCCCTTCACCTACAACCACCAATTCAGCTCCCCCACCAACTCTCCTGACGGGTTCCAGTTCGAAGGAGTTCTGTCAGTTTCTTAAGCAGCGGCTGCGGCAGACGAGTTACGACCAGTTTCGTGAAATATTGAAGCGGATAGCGGGCACGCGGACGCAACTCGGCTTGACTGATGACGACAAAAAGCAGGTTTTACGCACTGCCACCGACGAGCTTATCTCGCTCTTTACAGAGGCTGCTGGTGATCGCTATGGGGAGTTGCTAACTTCCTTTGGCCAACACATACCCGAAGAGTTTCAACTGTATTACGCACACCTCCTTCGGAAGCGACCAAGGGTTTCCTGA
- a CDS encoding 3', 5'-cyclic nucleotide phosphodiesterase,putative translates to MVCYDGSHSPRGRFSQKDYDCPTCGKVFTSSTPKTVCPCCSKLCCSQCVQTECVIFSGDRPFQVCVSCFLMLRSDRDSTALNVLPLYAVPNVSSKLSRIRTATKVQPPSDTSSDRVVVDAHLRVPDAKMRMNATEKVNLERKAPLPSPRVLQQRNASVRKQESTVDTVQEEKAPSVPFVGQAEKTNEGGRVVGKLQDEISRLKRENSALSSKLQEFQGHAEGAQRKVHQIATQTQIKEQAAQNPQRGGTDGAGEVVQPRQEQKSLEMVRSSSSAPMSARYSHPSIVHATILTVVPTKLQVALCEGIDFSDWGFDTLEVASLVPSALQTVAAEVVTRWKMFASEEEMQRWCHMVAAIENNYRPNPFHNAVRAADVVQAVFSLASATKPLMRHVTLVELKALVFAAVALDVRHPGRTNEFLVRTCDPLCYRYPGPGTLEQMHVATAFQLVEVPELNFTCRMNDESFLRFKTIVSKLICRTDTAVLEDHLEHWRAKAREGGFDYGAPDDRVDALSLLLLAADFGVISRGADIAAKWLVLTEEHAAQAQEERRRGLPVTPGFDLPTSVGRSQIAFLDSVVIPLFNQVQQLFPGIVEPSRNLRVLRSKYAAMANPPGLSTSVVSNHGESRERQQIGETHNLLRRYHGVDDHRYASPINTSVEGRDVLSGALEEPRAMSEGRVDHLHGKDRPFRLELGRCTGSTGTKERVNGVAGLEYTPRFLDAPTQHDYSSAPSSGKVGYSHSACPAEKGGRIDRFDQHQIAPSRCVASVPEIRIEKPPPFRSSERDAMIPQRDNALSTPIRRALNSSTSPSRWDGDDRLVRKYSEMDDLLLHVRAMRVGGGLNHDHEEKHRRLRSTLAEREAMITEAAELLRQRRQQLRSGSAARSNEILQGHADAAVLQLRVAAANASVGP, encoded by the coding sequence ATGGTGTGCTACGACGGTTCGCACTCCCCCCGTGGAAGATTTTCGCAGAAGGACTACGACTGTCCCACGTGTGGAAAAGTATTTACATCATCTACACCGAAGACTGTGTGTCCGTGCTGCTCCAAGTTGTGCTGCTCCCAGTGTGTGCAGACGGAATGTGTCATTTTTTCCGGAGACAGGCCTTTCCAAGTCTGTGTGAGCTGTTTCCTTATGCTACGTAGCGACAGGGACAGTACCGCGTTGAATGTGCTTCCGCTTTACGCCGTTCCAAACGTGTCGTCAAAACTATCACGCATCCGTACCGCGACAAAGGTGCAACCGCCCTCAGATACATCATCTGATCGCGTGGTTGTGGATGCACATTTGAGGGTTCCAGACGCTAAGATGCGAATGAATGCGACGGAAAAGGTTAATTTAGAGCGAAAAGCACCGTTACCTAGCCCAAGGGTACTTCAGCAGCGCAATGCCTCCGTGCGCAAGCAGGAATCCACCGTCGATACCGTGCAGGAGGAGAAGGCACCGTCCGTGCCGTTTGTTGGGcaagcagaaaaaacaaatgagggAGGTCGAGTAGTTGGCAAACTCCAAGATGAGATAAGCAGActcaaaagggaaaacagcgCTCTGAGCAGTAAACTGCAAGAATTTCAAGGGCATGCAGAAGGTGCGCAGCGAAAGGTGCACCAAATTGCCACGCAAACCCAGATTAAGGAGCAGGCTGCTCAAAACCCACAGAGGGGCGGCACGGATGGCGCGGGGGAGGTTGTACAACCTAGGCAAGAGCAAAAATCTCTCGAGATGGTCCGTTCGTCATCTTCGGCCCCGATGTCGGCACGTTATTCTCATCCGTCTATAGTACATGCCACAATACTGACTGTTGTCCCAACAAAACTGCAGGTTGCATTGTGTGAAGGCATCGATTTCAGTGACTGGGGGTTTGATACTCTAGAGGTCGCCTCACTTGTACCTTCTGCACTACAGACGGTAGCGGCCGAGGTTGTCACGCGGTGGAAGATGTTTGCCTCAGAGGAAGAGATGCAAAGGTGGTGCCACATGGTGGCAGCTATAGAAAATAATTACAGACCAAATCCGTTCCATAACGCAGTGCGCGCGGCGGATGTGGTGCAGGCTGTTTTCTCGCTTGCCTCCGCCACAAAGCCACTCATGAGACACGTGACGCTTGTGGAGTTGAAAGCCCTTGTTTTTGCAGCGGTTGCACTTGACGTCCGGCACCCGGGGCGTACGAATGAGTTTTTGGTGCGGACGTGCGACCCGCTGTGCTATCGTTACCCCGGCCCTGGTACCCTTGAACAAATGCATGTGGCCACTGCTTTTCAGCTAGTGGAGGTGCCAGAGCTCAATTTCACCTGTCGTATGAATGATGAGTCATTCCTAAGGTTCAAGACTATCGTGTCAAAACTCATTTGCCGAACAGATACCGCAGTGTTGGAGGACCATTTAGAGCACTGGCGAGCAAAAGCACGAGAGGGCGGCTTCGACTACGGTGCTCCTGACGATAGGGTAGATGCCctctctctccttcttctGGCAGCCGACTTTGGTGTGATTAGTCGTGGTGCAGACATCGCAGCAAAATGGCTTGTGCTCACGGAGGAACACGCCGCGCAAGCACAGGAGGAGCGCCGCCGCGGTCTTCCCGTTACTCCCGGTTTCGATCTCCCGACATCCGTTGGGCGGTCGCAAATTGCGTTTCTAGATTCTGTTGTTATCCCGCTCTTTAATCAGGTTCAGCAGCTGTTTCCAGGTATTGTGGAGCCTTCACGGAACCTCCGGGTCCTGCGGTCGAAGTATGCCGCGATGGCAAACCCACCCGGTCTTTCCACCTCAGTCGTTTCCAACCATGGGGAAAGCAGGGAGAGGCAACAAATAGGTGAGACACATAACTTGCTACGTCGTTATCATGGAGTCGATGACCACCGCTACGCAAGTCCGATAAACACATCGGTGGAAGGGCGAGACGTGTTATCAGGGGCGTTAGAGGAACCGCGAGCCATGAGTGAGGGACGGGTGGACCACTTGCACGGGAAGGATAGACCATTTCGTTTGGAGTTGGGGCGTTGCACGGGGTCAACGGGTACCAAAGAACGGGTAAATGGAGTTGCAGGATTAGAATATACACCGAGGTTTCTTGACGCCCCAACACAGCATGACTATTCGTCAGCACCTTCTTCTGGGAAAGTAGGTTACAGCCACAGTGCGTGTCCTGCTGAGAAGGGTGGACGTATTGATAGATTTGATCAGCACCAAATAGCTCCGTCAAGATGTGTAGCTTCGGTGCCTGAGATTAGGATTGAAAAACCACCTCCATTCAGGTCAAGTGAGCGAGACGCGATGATACCCCAGAGGGATAATGCGTTAAGTACTCCCATTCGCCGTGCATTGAACTCTTCAACATCTCCTAGTCGGTGGGATGGGGATGACCGACTTGTACGGAAGTATTCTGAAATGGATGACCTTCTGCTGCATGTGAGGGCGATGCGTGTAGGTGGCGGACTCAATCATGATCACGAAGAAAAGCACCGACGACTGCGCTCCACGCTTGCTGAGCGTGAGGCGATGATCACCGAGGCTGCCGAGTTGCTGCGAcagcg
- a CDS encoding peptidyl-prolyl cis-trans isomerase NIMA-interacting 4, putative: MGKENKKGGKNTGSSADGGKKGKDTSGGSGYTKVKVRHILCEKLSRALEALEKIKAGESFANVARDYSEDKARSGGDLGWVTRGAMVGEFSEKAFALPKGGMTQEPVKTKFGYHIIFVEDKQ; the protein is encoded by the coding sequence atgggcaaagaaaacaagaagggcGGCAAGAACACCGGTAGTAGCGCTgatggtggaaaaaaggggaaggataCATCTGGTGGTTCTGGATACACAAAGGTGAAGGTACGGCATATTCTTTGCGAGAAGCTCAGCCGTGCATTGGAGGCATTGGAAAAGATAAAGGCTGGCGAGAGTTTCGCCAATGTTGCTCGGGATTACAGCGAAGACAAGGCCCGCTCCGGTGGTGATCTCGGTTGGGTCACTCGTGGTGCCATGGTGGGTGAGTTTTCCGAGAAAGCCTTTGCTTTACCCAAAGGGGGAATGACTCAGGAACCGGTTAAGACTAAATTTGGATATCACATTATTTTTGTGGAGGATAAGCAGTGA
- a CDS encoding serine/threonine protein kinase, putative, whose protein sequence is MAQVADECKALSSELFLSKYRIMKGIGKGSFGEAVLVRSKEDGKRYVAKAIESAAMSAKEKRDVQNEIRILAAANHPNIIRYHEHFEDGTLIFIVMEYADGKILGGQYEPIPSTVPAEIRGLCGALLQVNPVQRPSINRILESPFVQESLKGFSADLEKQAEKERAEYEARNPKITKPVKPVSTPEKPKEYPKEPQLSQKEQMAKLRGMNRESIKAMLAEQAAAGPPQEQQQQSPSQSEHDDGHHEVDDDGEYIEQKKLIVEQSKNIVGKTNLGGHPEEFGDGPSDSSPQEDMIILSSGKSVPASQVRAILEKEIGVKLLNEAAELVNQLMLNNEISNVDIQKQLNELLGAQHAHHSNAITKLCVYEGKKM, encoded by the exons ATGGCACAGGTTGCAGATGAATGTAAAGCCTTGTCCTCAGAGTTGTTTCTCAGCAAGTACCGCATAATGAAGGGCATCGGGAAGGGTAGCTTTGGTGAAGCGGTGCTCGTACGGTCAAAGGAGGATGGCAAACGGTACGTCGCAAAGGCAATTGAATCAGCCGCCATGTCTGCGAAGGAGAAACGTGATGTACAAAATGAAATACGTATTTTAGCGGCAGCCAATCATCCCAATATTATCCGCTACCACGAGCACTTCGAAGATGGCACACTGATATTTATTGTTATGGAGTATGCCGATGGT AAGATCCTCGGTGGGCAATATGAGCCCATTCCCTCCACTGTGCCAGCGGAAATTCGCGGCCTCTGCGGAGCGCTCTTGCAAGTCAACCCTGTTCAGCGTCCCAGCATAAATCGCATTTTAGAGTCGCCGTTTGTGCAGGAGTCTCTTAAAGGATTTAGTGCGGACCTTGAGAAGCAGGCGGAAAAGGAACGGGCGGAGTATGAGGCACGGAACCCCAAGATAACAAAACCTGTTAAGCCTGTGAGTACTCCGGAGAAGCCAAAAGAGTACCCCAAAGAGCCACAATTGAGCCAAAAGGAGCAAATGGCAAAGTTACGGGGGATGAATCGGGAGAGCATAAAGGCCATGTTGGCGGAACAGGCAGCTGCCGGTCCACCGcaggaacaacagcaacaatcgCCTTCC CAGAGCGAGCATGATGACGGGCACCATGAGGTTGACGATGACGGGGAGTACATTGAGCAAAAGAAGCTAATTGTagagcaaagcaaaaatattGTGGGCAAGACAAATCTCGGTGGCCATCCCGAGGAGTTTGGTGATGGTCCTTCTGATAGCTCACCACAGGAAGACATGATTATACTGTCAAGTGGAAAGTCTGTGCCAGCATCTCAGGTGCGGGCCATTCTCGAGAAGGAGATTGGGGTGAAACTTCTTAACGAGGCTGCGGAGCTAGTGAATCAGCTTATGCTCAATAATGAAATTTCCAACGTGGATATTCAGAAGCAACTAAACGAATTGCTGGGTGCCCAACACGCTCACCATTCCAATGCTATCACTAAGTTGTGCGTGTACGAGGGGAAGAAGATGTAA
- a CDS encoding protein kinase, putative has translation MKPRDISAPELKRYAIEKALFLGNTTDVFKVREVGTDRPYVLKQMSLLPMGADERKRVLQEICVMSGVDHPNIVKFRESFSGNTSVNIIMECCKCTLEEIIMLQQEEGQPFPEEAIIEWMVELLSGLAHLHSRRVVHRDIKTSNIFVTEKNHLKLGDFGVCTVLTSASIATNSMVGTPLYFSPEVCAGDAYDVRSDVWSLGVVFYEMCTLRRPFEAEHLPGLLQQVLTRDVAPFDTGLDTRLEEIVLRMLRKDPKERPTSQDLIDNHLVVPPSHPSHASQKPSRGRLIQQYYGPELFFSCDAVTSWGNERGAEEKAAVMAVDDCSRKKLQVRQQQKHPLTARGQTGAPKVPGNTAVPAKRNNIPKKATPRLDKGKELSSQERMEAMERIKSAKSKINMSELRKNMQQRRMELLGKENADAADGVPVVIELKQEPRSSQRADTSDISLSHEDLSRTGSSFLDDIAAVLERHSAGGAKIDLDQLDDAAALLCQYKVTNYGLC, from the coding sequence ATGAAGCCGCGGGATATTTCCGCCCCTGAGCTGAAGCGATATGCCATTGAGAAGGCCTTGTTTTTAGGTAACACTACTGATGTGTTTAAGGTACGGGAGGTGGGCACAGATAGGCCCTATGTGCTGAAACAAATGTCTTTGCTTCCCATGGGTGCTGATGAGAGGAAGCGTGTGCTTCAAGAGATATGTGTAATGAGTGGTGTGGACCATCCAAACATTGTTAAGTTTCGTGAAAGCTTTAGTGGCAACACATCTGTAAATATCATTATGGAATGTTGTAAATGTACACTTGAGGAAATCATTATGCTGCAGCAGGAGGAGGGCCAGCCGTTCCCAGAGGAGGCCATCATTGAATGGATGGTAGAGTTACTTTCTGGGCTTGCGCACCTTCATTCACGTCGTGTTGTACATCGCGATATTAAAACAAGCAACATTTTTGTAACTGAGAAAAACCACTTAAAATTAGGCGACTTCGGTGTCTGCACGGTCCTCACAAGCGCCTCCATAGCAACAAATAGCATGGTTGGTACGCCTCTCTATTTCTCCCCTGAGGTGTGCGCCGGTGACGCCTATGATGTTCGCAGTGATGTATGGAGTCTCGGTGTTGTCTTCTATGAGATGTGTACGTTACGGCGCCCATTTGAAGCTGAACATTTACCGGGGTTGCTGCAGCAGGTGCTCACGCGGGACGTTGCACCCTTTGACACGGGGTTAGATACACGACTTGAGGAGATCGTTCTTCGTATGCTTCGGAAGGACCCGAAGGAGCGTCCGACTTCTCAGGATCTTATCGACAACCACTTAGTCGTACCACCGAGTCACCCTTCACACGCCTCGCAGAAACCATCGCGAGGGAGGTTGATTCAACAGTACTATGGCCCGGAATTATTCTTTAGTTGCGATGCTGTTACTAGCTGGGGGAATGAGCGGGGTGCAGAGGAAAAAGCAGCAGTGATGGCAGTGGATGATTGCAGCCGGAAGAAGTTGCAGGTCAGGCAGCAACAGAAGCATCCGCTCACCGCAAGAGGGCAGACGGGGGCCCCAAAGGTGCCTGGAAACACCGCAGTTCCTGCAAAGAGGAATAATATCCCTAAAAAAGCCACACCAAGGCTTGATAAGGGTAAAGAATTAAGTTCTCAGGAGAGAATGGAGGCAATGGAGCGCATCAAGTCAGCGAAGAGTAAAATCAATATGAGTGAGTTGCGCAAAAATATGCAGCAGCGCCGTATGGAACTTCTTGGGAAGGAGAATGCAGATGCCGCGGATGGGGTTCCCGTAGTGATTGAGCTAAAGCAGGAGCCCCGCTCGTCACAGAGGGCTGATACCAGCGACATCAGTTTATCCCACGAAGATTTATCCCGAACAGGGTCGAGTTTCCTTGATGACATAGCCGCCGTTTTGGAGCGACACTCCGCGGGTGGGGCAAAGATTGATCTCGATCAACTTGACGACGCTGCAGCGTTGCTGTGTCAGTACAAGGTTACAAATTATGGGTTGTGTTGA
- a CDS encoding poly(A) polymerase — MEWMYGPTKPLEVPRPQDHDYDESEMLYGVLAECPSISPNPVLTLVESMALRIVQRHSQNTQEQWARAYPFGSCGLSAAVAESDLDVALICPSVLTTDIFFDEFPRLLYNSVGPVSVVAARVPVVKFEYRGTAVDVVFVSVGLPQPPTEEQMLDDSFLLKVARETRPSANGIRFTFEIKRRLPVPYDVFTAVLKTVKLWAMRRMVYGNVYTYPNGAVLAIMVARVCQVLPSSHPSTLLRFFFLFYTQWMSRHDRISPVYLTATLEGRGRIPGLPDSWKPSKDKICCDLFPVISPAYPYVNDASSVGRCGLEALYSEITRVQCILTEVRTLPLEEMWEPYRIEEEYSTFLVVGVSCAGHSMAETEQALSVWSSYVASRLRILIYSIERHAQARPCPRKIRLKKDNHVGGSSCFLSVNFLIGVKAKEGGPTPQPSLFTEACGEFHHAVKEGCNNDSIPWSFQRNDRAMHWPRVKFLEVHQVLHLLQDLK, encoded by the exons ATGGAGTGGATGTATGGCCCAACGAAACCACTAGAGGTTCCCCGTCCACAAGACCATGACTACGACGAGTCTGAGATGCTTTACGGCGTGTTGGCCGAATGCCCTTCCATTAGTCCCAATCCGGTTTTAACGCTAGTGGAGTCGATGGCGCTTCGCATTGTGCAGCGGCACTCCCAAAACACTCAGGAACAATGGGCACGTGCCTACCCATTTGGTTCATGCGGTCTTTCCGCTGCAGTTGCAGAGAGTGATCTCGATGTG GCGCTGATTTGTCCATCTGTTTTAACGACTGATATCTTTTTCGATGAGTTTCCGAGGTTGTTATATAACTCTGTCGGTCCCGTGTCTGTAGTCGCTGCCAGAGTTCCCGTTGTTAAATTTGAGTACAGAGGCACAGCTGTcgatgttgtgtttgtttctgttggaCTGCCACAGCCGCCTACGGAGGAGCAGATGCTGGATGATTCGTTTCTACTGAAGGTGGCTCGAGAAACCCGACCCAGTGCGAACGGAATCCGTTTCACGTTTGAGATTAAGCGGCGACTTCCGGTGCCGTACGATGTCTTCACTGCCGTTCTGAAGACAGTAAAGCTATGGGCGATGCGTCGGATGGTTTACGGCAATGTCTACACGTATCCGAACGGCGCGGTGCTTGCCATCATGGTGGCTAGGGTTTGTCAGGTGCTTCCATCTTCTCATCCCAGTACTCTTCTtcgatttttctttcttttctacacGCAATGGATGAGCCGCCATGATCGTATTTCACCCGTGTATTTGACTGCGACTCTGGAGGGTCGCGGTCGCATTCCCGGGCTGCCAGACTCATGGAAGCCGTCGAAAGATAAAATTTGCTGCGATTTGTTTCCCGTGATCAGTCCGGCGTATCCATATGTGAACGATGCAAGTAGCGTTGGGCGATGTGGGCTGGAGGCGCTTTACAGCGAGATCACACGGGTGCAATGCATTCTGACGGAGGTGCGGACTCTCCCGTTGGAAGAGATGTGGGAACCGTATAGAATAGAGGAAGAGTATTCAACCTTTCTTGTTGTGGGTGTAAGTTGTGCGGGCCACAGTATGGCGGAGACTGAGCAGGCGCTTTCTGTGTGGAGTTCCTATGTGGCCAGCAGGTTACGAATCCTCATATACTCCATAGAGCGTCATGCACAGGCCCGTCCCTGTCCGCGTAAGATAAGGCTCAAAAAGGATAATCACGTGGGGGGTTCTTcatgttttttgtctgtcAATTTCCTCATAGGTGTTAAGGCAAAGGAGGGGGGTCCCACCCCACAGCCGTCTCTGTTTACTGAGGCGTGTGGCGAGTTTCACCACGCTGTGAAGGAGGGATGTAACAATGACTCCATTCCGTGGTCATTTCAGCGGAATGATCGTGCAATGCATTGGCCCCGTGTCAAATTTTTAGAGGTGCATCAGGTGCTGCACCTGTTACAAGACCTGAAGTAA